In Lottiidibacillus patelloidae, the genomic window ACCTCTGACAGGATAAGTGATGGTAGTAACTTTTCCGCTTTTTCTTTTCCAAGTGAGGAAGATGCAAACGTAATCAGCTTTTGGATAATTTTATTGAACTCTAATGTTTTATATACTCGTTGTTGCAATTGTTATCCCCCTCAATCATTTCTCTTTAAAAATGATAGTAATTTCTCTTCATCCCATGTATTCATAACAGAACTCTTTGATAGAAGAGCCTTCTTCGCGTAACTTACGCCAATTTCCATATCTTCTAACATATCGAGATGATGGGCATCTGTATTAATTGCTAAAATAACTCCAGCCTCTTCAGCTTTCATTAGCCATTCTGTCGCCAAATCTAAACGATTCGGATTCGCATTTAATTCAAGCGCAGTGTTCGTTTCTTTAGCCAATTGTATTAGTTTATTTAAATCTACGTCATAGCCATCTCTTCGACCTATAATTCGACCAGTCGGGTGTGCAATTAAATCTACGTGTGGGTTGCGTAATGCAGTTTCAAGTCGTTTCATAATCGTTTCTTGATTTTGTGAAAAAGATGAATGTATAGAGGCAATAACAAAGTCCAACTCCTCAAGTATTTCATCTTCATAATCGAGTGTGCCATCTGGTAAAATATCCATCTCTATGCCAGCTAAAATCGTTATGTCACTGAACTTTTCGCGGACACGCTCAATCTCTTTTCGTTGCTCAAGCAAACGTTCTACAGTCAGACCATTAGCAACACGTAAAAACTGTGAATGATCGGTAATTGCCACAAATTTATAGCCTTTACTTCTAGCACGTTCCACCATTTCTTCAATCGTATGTGCACCGTCGCTCCAAGTCGAGTGCATATGTAAATCACCTTGTATATCAGTAAGGGATATGATATCGTTCATCCGCTCTTCTAATTCCGTTTCTTTGCCACTTTCTCTAGCTTCTGGCGGAATGTATGGTAAATTAAAGTGGTTAAAAAATTGCGCTTCACTTTCAAATGTTAATACTTCACCTGTTTCAACATTTTCAACGCCGTACTCACTAATCTTTTCTCCACGTTGTTTAGCTATTTGTCTAAGTTTTACATTGTGATCTTTACTACCTGTAAAGTGGTGTAAAGTCGTGACAAACTCCACCGGCTTAACAATTCGAAAATCTACTGAAATGTCATAATCGTATTCCAATTCAACCGAAACTTTCGTATCCCCACTTGCGATGACATTTTTGATATGTGGCAATGTTAATAATTGTTCTTTCACTACTGCTGGTTTTTCAGAAGCGATAATAAAGTCTAAATCTTTCACAGTTTCTCGCATTCTGCGAAGGCTTCCTGCACGTGAAAATTTCACAACTTCATCCATTGTTTTCAGTTTCGCTTCAATTTCTATTGCAATCGGCAAAACGAATGAAAGTGGTAAGCGTTCTGGTCTTATTCCTAAAGATGCTAATCCTTCAAGAATTTTCTCTTCCGTTTTTGCACCAAACCCTGCTAGCTTTTGCACTTTTTCTTGCTCACAAGCTTCTTTCAATGAAGCTATATCAGTTATGTTTAATTCTTTATATAGCTTTGCAATTTTTTTACCGCCAAGCCCAGGAAGTTTTTTCAATTGTAAAAGACCTTCCGGAACTTCTTCCTTTAAAGTCTCTAGTACTTCTGTTTTCCCTGTTTCAATCAGCTCATTAATTACTCCAGCTGTTCCTTTTCCAATTCCACTTATTTTAGCTACATCTTCAATTTCAGATATGCTTCTTAAGTCCCCTTCAAGTGCAGCTGCGGCTTTTCTATATGCTGATGTTTTAAACGGATTTTCCCCTTTAATCTCTAAGTAAAAAGCAATAAGCTCTAACGTTTTAATAATATCTTTTTTATTCATCGTAATACCTCCTCATCCAAGTCGAAACAAATCAGTTACTCATATTATAAATTTCATTTGACTGAATGTAAAAAAACTCCTCCGATTGGAGAAGTTTTTCTGCTTACTTTTTAAAGTGGTCCATATGCTCGACCCATAGTTCTTTAATTTGATCAGAAAAAATAGGTGTATGCTCGACAATAAATCCAGCAATTGCTGACCCTGTCAATTGATTTTGAACCATTTCTATTGGTAATAATGCCCCAACATAAAGAACAAAAAAGACAATTAAGTAAACTTCCACAAATCCAAGTACGCCACCTAAAGAGCGATTAACTTGGTTTAACAGTGGTAAATCTGCTAAAAAGTCTAGCATGGAAGCTATGATTTGCAAGACGATTTTTGTACCGAAAAATAACCCAGCAAAAGCAATACCATTATAATAAACTTCTTCTAAATTAAATGATTCTAGTAACATACTAATTTGGCCAGTTGTTGAAAACTGTGGATAAGGTACAAGTAAATCTATTTTCCCTGCTAAACTCTCGTAATTAAAATAAGCGACGATAAATGCAATAATAAAACCTGTTAAATGAACAACTTGTAAAATTAGTCCTCTACGTAACCCAATAAAAAATCCTGCAATTAAGGTAATAAATAAAATTAAATCAAGCATAGTTTTCTCTTTCCTTTTCACTATTTTTCTGTTGAAGTCGCTCATATTCATCTTTTAGTTTCAGATAATCATTTGCGATGTTTACCGCTGTTAAGACAGCTAATGTCTTCGTATCTATGTAGGTGTTTTTCGTTTGGATGGAACGCATTTTTGAATCGACTAGCTCTGCAACCGCCTTAACGTGATAGCTATTTTCACTGCCAACAATTGTATATTGATGACCGTATATATCAACGACGGTACGCTTTTTTTCGTCTTTACTATCCATTAATGCTATCCCTCCCCCTACATAGCGTATATACTCTTTTTAATTTTAACATGAATAGTTGTCTATTGAAAAGATGAGGAATTCCTCATCTTGGAAAAATTCGTTATACTAGAAAGAAATAATTCATATTTCATGATGGGAGACGAACAATGGCGAACTCCGTAATTACAGTAAATGCAATCACAATTGAAAAAATGAAAGACCATTATAAACCATACTTAACAGGCAAAACTCCACAAGGGGCTGTCTTTGCAGCAAAAGTTGATGGATGTTCGATCACTGCCTATAAATCTGGAAAAGTACTATTTCAAGGAAAAGAAGCTGAAAGCGAGTCTGGGATATGGGGAATTAGCAATCCAAAAGATAAAAAGAAAGTATCAACTAAAAAAGTACATAACTTTGCGCCACCTAAAAATATTGGCACAATGTCAATTATCGGCTCTGATGAAGTTGGGACTGGTGATTATTTCGGACCAATCACAGTTGTTGCAAGCTATGTAAGTTCTGATCACATTCCGACTCTCCAAGCACTAGGAGTAAAAGACTCAAAAAATTTAACTGATCCGCAAATTATTGAAATAGCAAAAATATTAATTAAGACAATCCCTTATAGTTTATTAACATTACATAACCCTAAGTACAATGAATTGCAAAAGAAAGGCTATTCGCAAGGGAAAATGAAAGCTCTTCTTCATAATCAGGCTATTAATCACTTGTTACGAAAGATTGAAGGACAAAAGCTCGATGGCATATTAATTGATCAGTTTGCCGAACCGGGAG contains:
- the polX gene encoding DNA polymerase/3'-5' exonuclease PolX, whose protein sequence is MTMNKKDIIKTLELIAFYLEIKGENPFKTSAYRKAAAALEGDLRSISEIEDVAKISGIGKGTAGVINELIETGKTEVLETLKEEVPEGLLQLKKLPGLGGKKIAKLYKELNITDIASLKEACEQEKVQKLAGFGAKTEEKILEGLASLGIRPERLPLSFVLPIAIEIEAKLKTMDEVVKFSRAGSLRRMRETVKDLDFIIASEKPAVVKEQLLTLPHIKNVIASGDTKVSVELEYDYDISVDFRIVKPVEFVTTLHHFTGSKDHNVKLRQIAKQRGEKISEYGVENVETGEVLTFESEAQFFNHFNLPYIPPEARESGKETELEERMNDIISLTDIQGDLHMHSTWSDGAHTIEEMVERARSKGYKFVAITDHSQFLRVANGLTVERLLEQRKEIERVREKFSDITILAGIEMDILPDGTLDYEDEILEELDFVIASIHSSFSQNQETIMKRLETALRNPHVDLIAHPTGRIIGRRDGYDVDLNKLIQLAKETNTALELNANPNRLDLATEWLMKAEEAGVILAINTDAHHLDMLEDMEIGVSYAKKALLSKSSVMNTWDEEKLLSFLKRND
- a CDS encoding CvpA family protein, with protein sequence MLDLILFITLIAGFFIGLRRGLILQVVHLTGFIIAFIVAYFNYESLAGKIDLLVPYPQFSTTGQISMLLESFNLEEVYYNGIAFAGLFFGTKIVLQIIASMLDFLADLPLLNQVNRSLGGVLGFVEVYLIVFFVLYVGALLPIEMVQNQLTGSAIAGFIVEHTPIFSDQIKELWVEHMDHFKK
- the zapA gene encoding cell division protein ZapA, translating into MDSKDEKKRTVVDIYGHQYTIVGSENSYHVKAVAELVDSKMRSIQTKNTYIDTKTLAVLTAVNIANDYLKLKDEYERLQQKNSEKERENYA
- the rnhC gene encoding ribonuclease HIII, which produces MANSVITVNAITIEKMKDHYKPYLTGKTPQGAVFAAKVDGCSITAYKSGKVLFQGKEAESESGIWGISNPKDKKKVSTKKVHNFAPPKNIGTMSIIGSDEVGTGDYFGPITVVASYVSSDHIPTLQALGVKDSKNLTDPQIIEIAKILIKTIPYSLLTLHNPKYNELQKKGYSQGKMKALLHNQAINHLLRKIEGQKLDGILIDQFAEPGVYFNYLKAEKSVMKENVYLATKAEGIHLSVASSSIIARYAFLKEMDELSTKAGFTIPKGAGSHVDNAAAKLIKQQGAEALWTFTKHHFANTEKAKKIAEKI